A DNA window from Ammospiza nelsoni isolate bAmmNel1 chromosome 31, bAmmNel1.pri, whole genome shotgun sequence contains the following coding sequences:
- the LOC132085604 gene encoding uncharacterized protein LOC132085604: MLLVSPRCLDPDLEDFTRELQTTLYRTDDSWRCCNVTSNDDDPVTFLSKALAAYKYTPWITLDDVTMVVSKWHRSMSVLLNRSAQLAWAATRALQHLLKGSHQGGHCHRPGQGAAGHGCPLWNSSGKHGGAGSGREEGANVVARPEPWVRREAMVAASEATRAMVRQWVEAALGLLERLVAACDEATTFPWELQHRVGDIKVALKGTNELSPDVPKGLVAKVAVAEWLWEANACLAKDHLLGTLDDIITFYFDGGPASPSVCEVAKRCQRVIKDISRFLQPWSVPRASPLGPQ, from the coding sequence ATGCTGCTCGTGTCCCCAAGGTGCCTGGACCCGGACCTGGAGGATTTCACCAGGGAGCTCCAGACCACCCTGTACCGCACTGATGacagctggaggtgctgcaaTGTCACCTCCAATGATGATGACCCTGTCACCTTCCTGAGTAAGGCCCTGGCTGCCTACAAGTACACCCCATGGATCACCTTGGATGATGTGACAATGGTGGTCAGCAAGTGGCACCGGTCGATGTCTGTGCTTTTGAACAGATCGGCCCAGCTGGCCTGGGCAGCCACCAGGGCTCTACAACATCTGCTGAAGGGCAGCCACCAAGGCGGCCACTGCCACCGCcctggccagggagctgcaggccaTGGCTGTCCATTATGgaacagctcaggaaaacatggtggagctgggtcaggcagggaggagggggccAACGTGGTGGCCAGGCCTGAAccctgggtgaggagagaggcCATGGTGGCTGCCAGCGAGGCAACAAGGGCCATGGTGAGACAGTGGGTGGAGgcggccctggggctgctggagcgctTGGTGGCTGCATGTGACGAAGCCACCACattcccctgggagctgcagcacagagttGGGGACATCAAGGTTGCCCTGAAGGGGACAAATGAGCTatcccctgatgtccccaagggCTTGGTGGCCAAGGTGGCTGTCGCTGAGTGGCTGTGGGAGGCCAACGCCTGCCTGGCCAAGGATCACCTGCTGGGAACACTTGATGACATTATCACATTCTATTTTGATGGTGGTCCCGCCAGCCCCAGTGTCTGTGAGGTGGCCAAGCGGTGCCAAAGAGTCATCAAGGACATCTCAAGGTTCCTTCAACCCTGGAGTGTCCCCAGAGCGTCTCCGCTGGGTCCCCAGTGA